The following proteins are encoded in a genomic region of Desulfovibrio legallii:
- the trbB gene encoding P-type conjugative transfer ATPase TrbB, producing MDERLLESLEYNCGDLIMGPLRDASVIEIMLNPDGRLWIEKYGQEQECIGDLPLAQGRLILSLVASALGQTVDALHPVVEGSFPLDGSRFEGTFPPLVGPGASFSLRKKASRVITMREYLEQGIIAPEVVPIIRHAILDRKNIVVVGGTSSGKTTFVNAIIHELDELCTHDRLLILEDTAELQSHAPNSVFFLTSELAGIGMRQLTKVCMRYAPRRILVGEVRDAAALELLKLWNTGHPGGVGTFHADSAEEALERLEELVEEAGVGPKQKLIGRAIDMIIYMEKTRQNTRRLASIISVNKFNAKEGRYETRRLYSAA from the coding sequence ATGGATGAGCGCCTGCTGGAAAGCCTGGAATACAACTGCGGCGACCTCATCATGGGACCGCTGCGGGATGCGTCCGTCATTGAAATCATGCTTAACCCCGACGGCAGGCTCTGGATTGAAAAATATGGTCAGGAGCAGGAATGCATCGGCGATCTGCCCCTGGCCCAGGGCCGTCTGATATTGTCGCTTGTGGCCAGCGCCCTGGGTCAGACGGTGGACGCCCTGCATCCAGTCGTTGAAGGGAGCTTTCCCCTGGACGGCTCACGGTTTGAGGGCACGTTCCCGCCGTTGGTGGGGCCCGGCGCGTCGTTTTCGCTGCGCAAAAAGGCCTCGCGGGTCATAACCATGCGGGAATACCTGGAGCAGGGCATCATCGCGCCGGAAGTCGTGCCCATCATACGTCACGCCATTCTGGACCGCAAAAACATCGTCGTTGTGGGCGGCACCTCCAGCGGCAAAACGACGTTCGTGAACGCCATTATTCATGAACTGGATGAACTTTGCACGCACGATCGCCTGCTGATTCTTGAAGACACGGCAGAGCTGCAGTCACATGCGCCCAATTCCGTATTTTTCCTCACTTCCGAGCTTGCGGGCATCGGCATGCGCCAGCTCACTAAGGTCTGCATGCGCTATGCGCCGCGCCGGATTCTGGTGGGCGAGGTTCGGGACGCGGCCGCTCTTGAGCTGCTGAAACTGTGGAACACGGGCCATCCGGGCGGCGTCGGCACCTTCCACGCGGACAGCGCGGAAGAAGCATTGGAACGTCTGGAAGAACTGGTTGAAGAAGCCGGCGTCGGCCCCAAGCAGAAGCTAATCGGGCGGGCCATAGATATGATCATCTACATGGAAAAGACGCGGCAGAACACGCGCCGTCTGGCCTCTATAATTTCCGTCAACAAATTCAACGCGAAAGAAGGGCGCTATGAAACAAGGCGCCTCTATTCCGCCGCCTGA